One window from the genome of Anopheles coluzzii chromosome X, AcolN3, whole genome shotgun sequence encodes:
- the LOC125907769 gene encoding autotransporter adhesin BpaC-like isoform X31, with protein sequence MDRYLLSCLLLVCMVLAYPSEIAAQRSRVCFAQSGDYTTATSIGFCSHAVYIALNPTSKAFVGILNPANDADDLLGGIRKFANLKKTYPYVDLYMGVLGSISAGNILWLNQQASRKTFIDLLITKMASYPEMSGVYLDFDGLTNLYQNWYALFVAELNTALTAKNLKLITALPWDASASGDIYYSSTLSTLPFNVIKTHEEMYSAVATTTTRPISPLFSLAAPFNDETKTIYNNVFRWVLKGFLTTQLVVSLPMYSLKFTTSGGSQFGSAMTAVTKDTYCNALLFGSKNTLGAPQAGEGFAYSTSTFYTYNTPASLVDKLQFVIATNMGGVGVYSLDQAGSQNAEMLRQVTSVLAPTPPASVSYPPVGDAMCGVPVTFPAPLTTTTVATTTAAVTTTAAATTTAAATTTAAATTTAAATTTAAATTTAAATTTAAATTTAAAASTTAAAGSTTAAGGSTTAAGGSTTATGGSTTAAGGSTTVAGGSTTAAGGSTTAAGGSTTAAGGSTTAAGGSTTAAGGSTTAAGGSTTVAGGSTTVAGGSTTAAGGSTTAAGGSTIAAGGSTTAAGGSTTAAGGSTTAAGGSTTAAGGSTTAAGGSTTAAGGSTTAAGGSTTAAGGSTTAAGGSTTTAGGSTTAAGGSTTAAGGSTTAAGGSTTAAGGSTTAAGGSTTAAGGSTTAAGGSTTAAGGSTTAAGGSTTAAGGSTTAAGGSTTAAGGSTTAAGGSTTAAGGSTTAAGGSTTAAGGSTTAAGGSTTAAGGSTTAAGGSTTAAGGSTTPSNSASSTTPSTGASSTTPSTAGTTIAASPATCNITVKEDYGTLVAEYCTNLKAIASYMQGATCGVVA encoded by the exons ATGGATCGCTATCTACTGTCATGCTTGTTGCTCGTGTGTATGGTGCTGG CCTACCCTTCGGAGATAGCGGCTCAAA GGTCACGCGTCTGTTTCGCTCAGTCTGGCGACTACACCACTGCCACATCGATAGGCTTCTGCTCGCATGCAGTCTACATTGCACTGAACCCGACCTCTAAAGCCTTTGTGGGGATACTAAACCCTGCCAACGATGCAGATGATCTGCTAG GCGGTATCAGAAAGTTCGCTAATCTCAAAAAGACATACCCCTACGTGGACTTGTACATGGGCGTGTTGGGAAGTATTTCTGCGGGAAACATTCTGTGGCTGAATCAGCAAGCATCGCGTAAAACGTTTATCGATCTGCTTATTACAAAGATGGCATCGTATCCTGAAATGAGCGGCGTCTACTTGGATTTCGATGGGCTCACCAATTTGTACCAG AATTGGTATGCTCTGTTCGTTGCTGAGTTAAATACGGCTCTTACCGCTAAGAACCTGAAGCTTATTACCGCCTTACCGTGGGATGCAAGTGCGAGTGGCGATATTTACTACAGCTCAACCCTCTCCACTCTGCCGTTCAACGTGATCAAAACGCACGAGGAAATGTACTCAGCGGTCGCTACCACTACCACGCGCCCGATCAGCCCGCTGTTTTCACTGGCCGCACCGTTTAAcgacgaaacgaaaacaatc TATAACAATGTGTTTCGGTGGGTGTTGAAGGGATTTTTGACAACCCAGCTCGTTGTTAGCTTGCCTATGTACAGTTTGAAATTTACTACATCAGGTGGATCACAATTTGGTTCTGCTATGACCGCTGTTACAAAGGATACATATTGTAAC GCTTTGTTATTTGGATCGAAAAATACTCTTGGAGCGCCCCAAGCCGGGGAAGGCTTTGCCTACAGCACATCCACGTTTTACACTTACAACACTCCCGCATCTCTTGTCGATAAGCTACAGTTTGTTATAGCAACCAACATGGGCGGTGTAGGCGTATATTCGCTAGATCAAGCTGGTAGCCAAAATGCTGAAATGCTTCGTCAGGTGACAAGCGTTCTAGCACCAACACCACCCGCCTCAGTATCATACCCTCCAGTAGGAGATGCGATGTGTGGTGTTCCGGTTACGTTTCCAGCACCGCTAACAACGACAACAGTTGCAACGACTACTGCTGCAGTCACCACTACTGCTGCAGCCACCACTACTGCTGCAGCCACCACTACTGCTGCAGCCACCACTACTGCTGCAGCCACCACTACTGCTGCAGCCACCACTACTGCTGCAGCCACCACTACTGCTGCAGCCACCActactgctgcagctgcaagtaccactgctgctgcaggaagtaccactgctgcaggaggaagtaccactgctgctggaggtAGTACCACTGCTACAGGAGGAAGCACAACTGCTGCTGGCGGTAGTACCACTGTTGCTGGCGGTAGTaccactgctgctggcggtagtaccactgctgctggcggtagtaccactgctgctggaggaagcacaactgctgctggcggtagtactactgctgctggaggtagtaccactgctgctggaggaagCACCACTGTTGCAGGAGGAAGCACAACTGTTGCAGGAGGAAGTACAACTGCTGCAGGAGGAAGCAcaactgctgctggaggaagTACTATTGCTGCTGGAGGAAGTACTACTGCTGCAGGAGGAAGCACAACTGCTGCAGGAGGAAGCACAACTGCTGCTGGCGGTAGTACCACTGCTGCAGGAGGTAGTaccactgctgctggaggaagTACTACTGCTGCAGGAGGAAGCAcaactgctgctggag GAAGCACAACTGCTGCAGGAGGTAGTACCACTGCTGCAGGAGGTAGTACTACTACTGCAGGAGGAAGTACAACTGCTGCAGGAGGTAGTaccactgctgctggcggTAGTACCACTGCAGCTGGAGGAAGCACAACTGCTGCAGGAGGAAGCACAACTGCTGCAGGAGGAagtacaacagcagcaggaggtaGTACAACTGCTGCAGGAGGTAGTACCACTGCGGCAGGAGGAAGTACCACTGCTGCAGGAGGAAGTACTACTGCTGCAGGAGGAAGCAcaactgctgctggaggtAGTACCACTGCTGCAGGAGGAAGTaccactgctgctggag GAAGTACCACTGCTGCAGGAGGAAGTACAACTGCTGCAGGAGGTAGTACCACTGCTGCAGGAGGAAGTACCACTGCTGCAGGAGGAAGTACCACTGCTGCAGGAGGTAGTACAACAGCTGCTGGTGGTAGCaccactgctgctggaggaagCACTACTCCATCAAACTCAGCATCGTCAACTACGCCATCAACCGGTGCATCATCAACCACGCCTTCCACGGCAGGTACAACGATCGCTGCATCGCCTGCTACCTGCAATATTACGGTGAAGGAAGATTACGGAACTCTGGTCGCGGAATACTGTACGAACTTAAAGGCGATTGCATCGTACATGCAAGGAGCTACCTGTGGTGTAGTGGCTTAA
- the LOC125907769 gene encoding autotransporter adhesin BpaC-like isoform X18: MDRYLLSCLLLVCMVLAYPSEIAAQRSRVCFAQSGDYTTATSIGFCSHAVYIALNPTSKAFVGILNPANDADDLLGGIRKFANLKKTYPYVDLYMGVLGSISAGNILWLNQQASRKTFIDLLITKMASYPEMSGVYLDFDGLTNLYQNWYALFVAELNTALTAKNLKLITALPWDASASGDIYYSSTLSTLPFNVIKTHEEMYSAVATTTTRPISPLFSLAAPFNDETKTIYNNVFRWVLKGFLTTQLVVSLPMYSLKFTTSGGSQFGSAMTAVTKDTYCNALLFGSKNTLGAPQAGEGFAYSTSTFYTYNTPASLVDKLQFVIATNMGGVGVYSLDQAGSQNAEMLRQVTSVLAPTPPASVSYPPVGDAMCGVPVTFPAPLTTTTVATTTAAVTTTAAATTTAAATTTAAATTTAAATTTAAATTTAAATTTAAATTTAAAASTTAAAGSTTAAGGSTTAAGGSTTATGGSTTAAGGSTTVAGGSTTAAGGSTTAAGGSTTAAGGSTTAAGGSTTAAGGSTTAAGGSTTVAGGSTTVAGGSTTAAGGSTTAAGGSTIAAGGSTTAAGGSTTAAGGSTTAAGGSTTAAGGSTTAAGGSTTAAGGSTTAAGGSTTAAGGSTTVAGGSTTAAGGSTTAAGGSTTAAGGSTTAAGGSTTAAGGSTTTAGGSTTAAGGSTTAAGGSTTAAGGSTTAAGGSTTAAGGSTTAAGGSTTAAGGSTTAAGGSTTAAGGSTTAAGGSTTAAGGSTTAAGGSTTAAGGSTTAAGGSTTAAGGSTTAAGGSTTAAGGSTTAAGGSTTAAGGSTTAAGGSTTPSNSASSTTPSTGASSTTPSTAGTTIAASPATCNITVKEDYGTLVAEYCTNLKAIASYMQGATCGVVA, translated from the exons ATGGATCGCTATCTACTGTCATGCTTGTTGCTCGTGTGTATGGTGCTGG CCTACCCTTCGGAGATAGCGGCTCAAA GGTCACGCGTCTGTTTCGCTCAGTCTGGCGACTACACCACTGCCACATCGATAGGCTTCTGCTCGCATGCAGTCTACATTGCACTGAACCCGACCTCTAAAGCCTTTGTGGGGATACTAAACCCTGCCAACGATGCAGATGATCTGCTAG GCGGTATCAGAAAGTTCGCTAATCTCAAAAAGACATACCCCTACGTGGACTTGTACATGGGCGTGTTGGGAAGTATTTCTGCGGGAAACATTCTGTGGCTGAATCAGCAAGCATCGCGTAAAACGTTTATCGATCTGCTTATTACAAAGATGGCATCGTATCCTGAAATGAGCGGCGTCTACTTGGATTTCGATGGGCTCACCAATTTGTACCAG AATTGGTATGCTCTGTTCGTTGCTGAGTTAAATACGGCTCTTACCGCTAAGAACCTGAAGCTTATTACCGCCTTACCGTGGGATGCAAGTGCGAGTGGCGATATTTACTACAGCTCAACCCTCTCCACTCTGCCGTTCAACGTGATCAAAACGCACGAGGAAATGTACTCAGCGGTCGCTACCACTACCACGCGCCCGATCAGCCCGCTGTTTTCACTGGCCGCACCGTTTAAcgacgaaacgaaaacaatc TATAACAATGTGTTTCGGTGGGTGTTGAAGGGATTTTTGACAACCCAGCTCGTTGTTAGCTTGCCTATGTACAGTTTGAAATTTACTACATCAGGTGGATCACAATTTGGTTCTGCTATGACCGCTGTTACAAAGGATACATATTGTAAC GCTTTGTTATTTGGATCGAAAAATACTCTTGGAGCGCCCCAAGCCGGGGAAGGCTTTGCCTACAGCACATCCACGTTTTACACTTACAACACTCCCGCATCTCTTGTCGATAAGCTACAGTTTGTTATAGCAACCAACATGGGCGGTGTAGGCGTATATTCGCTAGATCAAGCTGGTAGCCAAAATGCTGAAATGCTTCGTCAGGTGACAAGCGTTCTAGCACCAACACCACCCGCCTCAGTATCATACCCTCCAGTAGGAGATGCGATGTGTGGTGTTCCGGTTACGTTTCCAGCACCGCTAACAACGACAACAGTTGCAACGACTACTGCTGCAGTCACCACTACTGCTGCAGCCACCACTACTGCTGCAGCCACCACTACTGCTGCAGCCACCACTACTGCTGCAGCCACCACTACTGCTGCAGCCACCACTACTGCTGCAGCCACCACTACTGCTGCAGCCACCActactgctgcagctgcaagtaccactgctgctgcaggaagtaccactgctgcaggaggaagtaccactgctgctggaggtAGTACCACTGCTACAGGAGGAAGCACAACTGCTGCTGGCGGTAGTACCACTGTTGCTGGCGGTAGTaccactgctgctggcggtagtaccactgctgctggcggtagtaccactgctgctggaggaagcacaactgctgctggcggtagtactactgctgctggaggtagtaccactgctgctggaggaagCACCACTGTTGCAGGAGGAAGCACAACTGTTGCAGGAGGAAGTACAACTGCTGCAGGAGGAAGCAcaactgctgctggaggaagTACTATTGCTGCTGGAGGAAGTACTACTGCTGCAGGAGGAAGCACAACTGCTGCAGGAGGAAGCACAACTGCTGCTGGCGGTAGTACCACTGCTGCAGGAG GTAGTACTACTGCTGCAGGAGGAAGTACAACTGCTGCAGGAGGTAGTaccactgctgctggcggTAGTACCACTGCAGCTGGAGGAAGTACTACTGTTGCAGGAGGAAGCAcaactgctgctggaggtAGTACCACTGCTGCAGGAGGAAGCACAACTGCTGCAGGAGGAAGCACAACTGCTGCAGGAGGTAGTACCACTGCTGCAGGAGGTAGTACTACTACTGCAGGAGGAAGTACAACTGCTGCAGGAGGTAGTaccactgctgctggcggTAGTACCACTGCAGCTGGAGGAAGCACAACTGCTGCAGGAGGAAGCACAACTGCTGCAGGAGGAagtacaacagcagcaggaggtaGTACAACTGCTGCAGGAGGTAGTACCACTGCGGCAGGAGGAAGTACCACTGCTGCAGGAGGAAGTACTACTGCTGCAGGAGGAAGCAcaactgctgctggaggtAGTACCACTGCTGCAGGAGGAAGTaccactgctgctggag GAAGTACCACTGCTGCAGGAGGAAGTACAACTGCTGCAGGAGGTAGTACCACTGCTGCAGGAGGAAGTACCACTGCTGCAGGAGGAAGTACCACTGCTGCAGGAGGTAGTACAACAGCTGCTGGTGGTAGCaccactgctgctggaggaagCACTACTCCATCAAACTCAGCATCGTCAACTACGCCATCAACCGGTGCATCATCAACCACGCCTTCCACGGCAGGTACAACGATCGCTGCATCGCCTGCTACCTGCAATATTACGGTGAAGGAAGATTACGGAACTCTGGTCGCGGAATACTGTACGAACTTAAAGGCGATTGCATCGTACATGCAAGGAGCTACCTGTGGTGTAGTGGCTTAA
- the LOC125907769 gene encoding autotransporter adhesin BpaC-like isoform X4, with product MDRYLLSCLLLVCMVLAYPSEIAAQRSRVCFAQSGDYTTATSIGFCSHAVYIALNPTSKAFVGILNPANDADDLLGGIRKFANLKKTYPYVDLYMGVLGSISAGNILWLNQQASRKTFIDLLITKMASYPEMSGVYLDFDGLTNLYQNWYALFVAELNTALTAKNLKLITALPWDASASGDIYYSSTLSTLPFNVIKTHEEMYSAVATTTTRPISPLFSLAAPFNDETKTIYNNVFRWVLKGFLTTQLVVSLPMYSLKFTTSGGSQFGSAMTAVTKDTYCNALLFGSKNTLGAPQAGEGFAYSTSTFYTYNTPASLVDKLQFVIATNMGGVGVYSLDQAGSQNAEMLRQVTSVLAPTPPASVSYPPVGDAMCGVPVTFPAPLTTTTVATTTAAVTTTAAATTTAAATTTAAATTTAAATTTAAATTTAAATTTAAATTTAAAASTTAAAGSTTAAGGSTTAAGGSTTATGGSTTAAGGSTTVAGGSTTAAGGSTTAAGGSTTAAGGSTTAAGGSTTAAGGSTTAAGGSTTVAGGSTTVAGGSTTAAGGSTTAAGGSTIAAGGSTTAAGGSTTAAGGSTTAAGGSTTAAGGSTTAAGGSTTAAGGSTTAAGGSTTAAGGSTTAAGGSITAAGGSTTAAGGSTTAAGGSTTAAGGSTTAAGGSTTAAGGSTTAAGGSTTVAGGSTTAAGGSTTAAGGSTTAAGGSTTAAGGSTTAAGGSTTTAGGSTTAAGGSTTAAGGSTTAAGGSTTAAGGSTTAAGGSTTAAGGSTTAAGGSTTAAGGSTTAAGGSTTAAGGSTTAAGGSTTAAGGSTTAAGGSTTAAGGSTTAAGGSTTAAGGSTTAAGGSTTAAGGSTTPSNSASSTTPSTGASSTTPSTAGTTIAASPATCNITVKEDYGTLVAEYCTNLKAIASYMQGATCGVVA from the exons ATGGATCGCTATCTACTGTCATGCTTGTTGCTCGTGTGTATGGTGCTGG CCTACCCTTCGGAGATAGCGGCTCAAA GGTCACGCGTCTGTTTCGCTCAGTCTGGCGACTACACCACTGCCACATCGATAGGCTTCTGCTCGCATGCAGTCTACATTGCACTGAACCCGACCTCTAAAGCCTTTGTGGGGATACTAAACCCTGCCAACGATGCAGATGATCTGCTAG GCGGTATCAGAAAGTTCGCTAATCTCAAAAAGACATACCCCTACGTGGACTTGTACATGGGCGTGTTGGGAAGTATTTCTGCGGGAAACATTCTGTGGCTGAATCAGCAAGCATCGCGTAAAACGTTTATCGATCTGCTTATTACAAAGATGGCATCGTATCCTGAAATGAGCGGCGTCTACTTGGATTTCGATGGGCTCACCAATTTGTACCAG AATTGGTATGCTCTGTTCGTTGCTGAGTTAAATACGGCTCTTACCGCTAAGAACCTGAAGCTTATTACCGCCTTACCGTGGGATGCAAGTGCGAGTGGCGATATTTACTACAGCTCAACCCTCTCCACTCTGCCGTTCAACGTGATCAAAACGCACGAGGAAATGTACTCAGCGGTCGCTACCACTACCACGCGCCCGATCAGCCCGCTGTTTTCACTGGCCGCACCGTTTAAcgacgaaacgaaaacaatc TATAACAATGTGTTTCGGTGGGTGTTGAAGGGATTTTTGACAACCCAGCTCGTTGTTAGCTTGCCTATGTACAGTTTGAAATTTACTACATCAGGTGGATCACAATTTGGTTCTGCTATGACCGCTGTTACAAAGGATACATATTGTAAC GCTTTGTTATTTGGATCGAAAAATACTCTTGGAGCGCCCCAAGCCGGGGAAGGCTTTGCCTACAGCACATCCACGTTTTACACTTACAACACTCCCGCATCTCTTGTCGATAAGCTACAGTTTGTTATAGCAACCAACATGGGCGGTGTAGGCGTATATTCGCTAGATCAAGCTGGTAGCCAAAATGCTGAAATGCTTCGTCAGGTGACAAGCGTTCTAGCACCAACACCACCCGCCTCAGTATCATACCCTCCAGTAGGAGATGCGATGTGTGGTGTTCCGGTTACGTTTCCAGCACCGCTAACAACGACAACAGTTGCAACGACTACTGCTGCAGTCACCACTACTGCTGCAGCCACCACTACTGCTGCAGCCACCACTACTGCTGCAGCCACCACTACTGCTGCAGCCACCACTACTGCTGCAGCCACCACTACTGCTGCAGCCACCACTACTGCTGCAGCCACCActactgctgcagctgcaagtaccactgctgctgcaggaagtaccactgctgcaggaggaagtaccactgctgctggaggtAGTACCACTGCTACAGGAGGAAGCACAACTGCTGCTGGCGGTAGTACCACTGTTGCTGGCGGTAGTaccactgctgctggcggtagtaccactgctgctggcggtagtaccactgctgctggaggaagcacaactgctgctggcggtagtactactgctgctggaggtagtaccactgctgctggaggaagCACCACTGTTGCAGGAGGAAGCACAACTGTTGCAGGAGGAAGTACAACTGCTGCAGGAGGAAGCAcaactgctgctggaggaagTACTATTGCTGCTGGAGGAAGTACTACTGCTGCAGGAGGAAGCACAACTGCTGCAGGAGGAAGCACAACTGCTGCTGGCGGTAGTACCACTGCTGCAGGAGGTAGTaccactgctgctggaggaagTACTACTGCTGCAGGAGGAAGCAcaactgctgctggaggtAGTACCACTGCTGCAGGAGGAAGCACAACTGCTGCAGGAGGAAGCAtaactgctgctggaggaagcacaactgctgctggaggaagCACAACAGCTGCAGGAGGTAGTACTACTGCTGCAGGAGGAAGTACAACTGCTGCAGGAGGTAGTaccactgctgctggcggTAGTACCACTGCAGCTGGAGGAAGTACTACTGTTGCAGGAGGAAGCAcaactgctgctggaggtAGTACCACTGCTGCAGGAGGAAGCACAACTGCTGCAGGAGGAAGCACAACTGCTGCAGGAGGTAGTACCACTGCTGCAGGAGGTAGTACTACTACTGCAGGAGGAAGTACAACTGCTGCAGGAGGTAGTaccactgctgctggcggTAGTACCACTGCAGCTGGAGGAAGCACAACTGCTGCAGGAGGAAGCACAACTGCTGCAGGAGGAagtacaacagcagcaggaggtaGTACAACTGCTGCAGGAGGTAGTACCACTGCGGCAGGAGGAAGTACCACTGCTGCAGGAGGAAGTACTACTGCTGCAGGAGGAAGCAcaactgctgctggaggtAGTACCACTGCTGCAGGAGGAAGTaccactgctgctggag GAAGTACCACTGCTGCAGGAGGAAGTACAACTGCTGCAGGAG GAAGTACCACTGCTGCAGGAGGTAGTACAACAGCTGCTGGTGGTAGCaccactgctgctggaggaagCACTACTCCATCAAACTCAGCATCGTCAACTACGCCATCAACCGGTGCATCATCAACCACGCCTTCCACGGCAGGTACAACGATCGCTGCATCGCCTGCTACCTGCAATATTACGGTGAAGGAAGATTACGGAACTCTGGTCGCGGAATACTGTACGAACTTAAAGGCGATTGCATCGTACATGCAAGGAGCTACCTGTGGTGTAGTGGCTTAA
- the LOC125907769 gene encoding autotransporter adhesin BpaC-like isoform X8 produces the protein MDRYLLSCLLLVCMVLAYPSEIAAQRSRVCFAQSGDYTTATSIGFCSHAVYIALNPTSKAFVGILNPANDADDLLGGIRKFANLKKTYPYVDLYMGVLGSISAGNILWLNQQASRKTFIDLLITKMASYPEMSGVYLDFDGLTNLYQNWYALFVAELNTALTAKNLKLITALPWDASASGDIYYSSTLSTLPFNVIKTHEEMYSAVATTTTRPISPLFSLAAPFNDETKTIYNNVFRWVLKGFLTTQLVVSLPMYSLKFTTSGGSQFGSAMTAVTKDTYCNALLFGSKNTLGAPQAGEGFAYSTSTFYTYNTPASLVDKLQFVIATNMGGVGVYSLDQAGSQNAEMLRQVTSVLAPTPPASVSYPPVGDAMCGVPVTFPAPLTTTTVATTTAAVTTTAAATTTAAATTTAAATTTAAATTTAAATTTAAATTTAAATTTAAAASTTAAAGSTTAAGGSTTAAGGSTTATGGSTTAAGGSTTVAGGSTTAAGGSTTAAGGSTTAAGGSTTAAGGSTTAAGGSTTAAGGSTTVAGGSTTVAGGSTTAAGGSTTAAGGSTIAAGGSTTAAGGSTTAAGGSTTAAGGSTTAAGGSTTAAGGSTTAAGGSTTAAGGSTTAAGGSTTAAGGSITAAGGSTTAAGGSTTAAGGSTTAAGGSTTAAGGSTTAAGGSTTAAGGSTTVAGGSTTAAGGSTTAAGGSTTTAGGSTTAAGGSTTAAGGSTTAAGGSTTAAGGSTTAAGGSTTAAGGSTTAAGGSTTAAGGSTTAAGGSTTAAGGSTTAAGGSTTAAGGSTTAAGGSTTAAGGSTTAAGGSTTAAGGSTTAAGGSTTAAGGSTTAAGGSTTAAGGSTTPSNSASSTTPSTGASSTTPSTAGTTIAASPATCNITVKEDYGTLVAEYCTNLKAIASYMQGATCGVVA, from the exons ATGGATCGCTATCTACTGTCATGCTTGTTGCTCGTGTGTATGGTGCTGG CCTACCCTTCGGAGATAGCGGCTCAAA GGTCACGCGTCTGTTTCGCTCAGTCTGGCGACTACACCACTGCCACATCGATAGGCTTCTGCTCGCATGCAGTCTACATTGCACTGAACCCGACCTCTAAAGCCTTTGTGGGGATACTAAACCCTGCCAACGATGCAGATGATCTGCTAG GCGGTATCAGAAAGTTCGCTAATCTCAAAAAGACATACCCCTACGTGGACTTGTACATGGGCGTGTTGGGAAGTATTTCTGCGGGAAACATTCTGTGGCTGAATCAGCAAGCATCGCGTAAAACGTTTATCGATCTGCTTATTACAAAGATGGCATCGTATCCTGAAATGAGCGGCGTCTACTTGGATTTCGATGGGCTCACCAATTTGTACCAG AATTGGTATGCTCTGTTCGTTGCTGAGTTAAATACGGCTCTTACCGCTAAGAACCTGAAGCTTATTACCGCCTTACCGTGGGATGCAAGTGCGAGTGGCGATATTTACTACAGCTCAACCCTCTCCACTCTGCCGTTCAACGTGATCAAAACGCACGAGGAAATGTACTCAGCGGTCGCTACCACTACCACGCGCCCGATCAGCCCGCTGTTTTCACTGGCCGCACCGTTTAAcgacgaaacgaaaacaatc TATAACAATGTGTTTCGGTGGGTGTTGAAGGGATTTTTGACAACCCAGCTCGTTGTTAGCTTGCCTATGTACAGTTTGAAATTTACTACATCAGGTGGATCACAATTTGGTTCTGCTATGACCGCTGTTACAAAGGATACATATTGTAAC GCTTTGTTATTTGGATCGAAAAATACTCTTGGAGCGCCCCAAGCCGGGGAAGGCTTTGCCTACAGCACATCCACGTTTTACACTTACAACACTCCCGCATCTCTTGTCGATAAGCTACAGTTTGTTATAGCAACCAACATGGGCGGTGTAGGCGTATATTCGCTAGATCAAGCTGGTAGCCAAAATGCTGAAATGCTTCGTCAGGTGACAAGCGTTCTAGCACCAACACCACCCGCCTCAGTATCATACCCTCCAGTAGGAGATGCGATGTGTGGTGTTCCGGTTACGTTTCCAGCACCGCTAACAACGACAACAGTTGCAACGACTACTGCTGCAGTCACCACTACTGCTGCAGCCACCACTACTGCTGCAGCCACCACTACTGCTGCAGCCACCACTACTGCTGCAGCCACCACTACTGCTGCAGCCACCACTACTGCTGCAGCCACCACTACTGCTGCAGCCACCActactgctgcagctgcaagtaccactgctgctgcaggaagtaccactgctgcaggaggaagtaccactgctgctggaggtAGTACCACTGCTACAGGAGGAAGCACAACTGCTGCTGGCGGTAGTACCACTGTTGCTGGCGGTAGTaccactgctgctggcggtagtaccactgctgctggcggtagtaccactgctgctggaggaagcacaactgctgctggcggtagtactactgctgctggaggtagtaccactgctgctggaggaagCACCACTGTTGCAGGAGGAAGCACAACTGTTGCAGGAGGAAGTACAACTGCTGCAGGAGGAAGCAcaactgctgctggaggaagTACTATTGCTGCTGGAGGAAGTACTACTGCTGCAGGAGGAAGCACAACTGCTGCAGGAGGAAGCACAACTGCTGCTGGCGGTAGTACCACTGCTGCAGGAGGTAGTaccactgctgctggaggaagTACTACTGCTGCAGGAGGAAGCAcaactgctgctggaggtAGTACCACTGCTGCAGGAGGAAGCACAACTGCTGCAGGAGGAAGCAtaactgctgctggaggaagcacaactgctgctggaggaagCACAACAGCTGCAGGAGGTAGTACTACTGCTGCAGGAGGAAGTACAACTGCTGCAGGAGGTAGTaccactgctgctggcggTAGTACCACTGCAGCTGGAGGAAGTACTACTGTTGCAGGAGGAAGCAcaactgctgctggag GTAGTACCACTGCTGCAGGAGGTAGTACTACTACTGCAGGAGGAAGTACAACTGCTGCAGGAGGTAGTaccactgctgctggcggTAGTACCACTGCAGCTGGAGGAAGCACAACTGCTGCAGGAGGAAGCACAACTGCTGCAGGAGGAagtacaacagcagcaggaggtaGTACAACTGCTGCAGGAGGTAGTACCACTGCGGCAGGAGGAAGTACCACTGCTGCAGGAGGAAGTACTACTGCTGCAGGAGGAAGCAcaactgctgctggaggtAGTACCACTGCTGCAGGAGGAAGTaccactgctgctggag GAAGTACCACTGCTGCAGGAGGAAGTACAACTGCTGCAGGAGGTAGTACCACTGCTGCAGGAGGAAGTACCACTGCTGCAGGAGGAAGTACCACTGCTGCAGGAGGTAGTACAACAGCTGCTGGTGGTAGCaccactgctgctggaggaagCACTACTCCATCAAACTCAGCATCGTCAACTACGCCATCAACCGGTGCATCATCAACCACGCCTTCCACGGCAGGTACAACGATCGCTGCATCGCCTGCTACCTGCAATATTACGGTGAAGGAAGATTACGGAACTCTGGTCGCGGAATACTGTACGAACTTAAAGGCGATTGCATCGTACATGCAAGGAGCTACCTGTGGTGTAGTGGCTTAA